One Salmo salar chromosome ssa01, Ssal_v3.1, whole genome shotgun sequence DNA window includes the following coding sequences:
- the setd1ba gene encoding histone-lysine N-methyltransferase SETD1B-A isoform X4, translating to MSKPGERNRLNEDHGRKQSSSLANGMDNHHPVCSSGEKRSHHWRSFKLIIDPALKKGSHKLYRYDGTTFNMPNPGMPPVDIVRDPRIGRLWTKYKEIDLPVPKFKIDECYIGRVPPKEVTFARLNDNIREGFLTDMCKKFGDIEEVEILYNPKNKKHLGIAKVIFGTVKAAKDAVQTLQNTSVMGNIIHVELDPKGENRLRYFQLLLNGTFTPRTLPVGGEVSPRSLAEALLACEPLRRLSESSSSAAVGGTVTPSGAATNTTPLSQDTAYSSLRQDTPQSQGTPHTPRQTSTPFSQDSSYSSRQGTPAYQSSRTEGSGSYKSRRHESKFQDAYNRRPERRYVHGAGGSGSSSSSSSYRGNFEQSAFKQHQPAPPEPPPSASSFAHTPPPPSSASFKSAFSPYQQAPMPPAFPPSEPPIHQPVQREVEYRRPPQPPMAPATDFMPIKDKPGTPPIPEPPPEPKAHPSTPLARKPEHCPPSPGTPSLESERNSLDSRIEMLLKEKRTKLPFLPGGDSSDTEVRMEGSPISSSSSQLSPIPPYGGTHTSRPSSTGLEDVSPTPLPDSDDEEPIPGTGLLLERVISPDHLHGMNTTDLKDGRLGNHTPTDKVESHQSSGEDMEISDEDDMPGTPTHSGDCAKGIVVHSAVSPMQSMPLPPPGFHPLPPQAGFGLPHHLSAVPGPHLASGVPHPMLPHLYPHGMVPMMQMELMSCLPQWGSVHMSFQMQTQMLSRMAQTRGPYPYPHFMNTGGTTSAGSAAMQFGGPYLPLSMSSTPAASAGGHGQQPWPHPSMPKFNPAVPPPGYEAKKEDPHKATVEGVLLVIVKELKAIMKRDLNRKMVEVVAFRAFDEWWDKKEHSAKASLTPVKAGEEEKEKPKPKETMGSSLLENWNKGEGLGYEGMGLGIGLRGAIRLPSFKVKRKDPPDATSTGDTKRARPSTPVDDELEDIAELPEDGSRMDEDSAALRRRHARPLELDSEGEEEVETSGKEESLSDREEEPDETEASERLSSGKESGEEEDEDEDEAASTSDGESSESSDEDVASSASSKVVSDSSASGDSSDYDSSSEEEAEEEEEEEEEAAVDVESLPDKDEDRVRTSSSSSSSSSSSSEEEVEPKAPSTPLGPPPEDEPSELAGLEEDQRPREGLKLKPNHRSLSEVEGAAEPGRTSLEDLRPPSPKGVPAEESDLDVEVAIPVLKTEPQDDVTNLRPPTPTGSLADSDQDSRPKAHTEDKDLPYTPDPTALAAGLPIHRKASSESPLFKEPPLSTLASQTLPPDSLQGQALTSVPKDLPAVPALDLPVPPDVTPPKRKPGRPKSKKAAALAALAALTSPKTESMELSVTPTSMPPFLPHDAQLRELSADTAAAATLPDIPGCAGLDSSTVGLDFREGEPEPHTVLPLDDRFLPYEEEEHVQKPARKVRRGWEELLLASHSPAFTPPRPHYVPRSEFEEMTILYDIWNDGIDEEDIRHLQVTYDKMLQQDNGNDWLNDTLWVQHPPTNIPAVKRKRRDDGMRDHMTGCARSEGYYKIDKKDKIKYLNSNKHLLEEGPIDMQGKSIPAQPLVSTRAGSERRSEQRRLLSSFSCDSDLLKFNQLKFRKKKIRFCKSHIHDWGLFAMEPIAADEMVIEYVGQNIRQVIADMREKRYEDEGIGSSYMFRVDHDTIIDATKCGNFARFINHSCNPNCYAKVITVESQKKIVIYSRQPINVNEEITYDYKFPIEDEKIPCLCGAENCRGTLN from the exons ATGTCCAAGCCAGGGGAAAGAAACAGGCTAAACGAAGACCATGGCAGAAAGCAGAGTTCAA GTTTGGCGAACGGCATGGACAACCACCATCCCGTTTGCAGTTCGGGAGAGAAACGAAGTCACCATTGGAGAAGTTTCAAGTTGATTATTGACCCAGCGTTGAAAAAGGGATCGCACAAACTGTATCGTTACGATGGAACGACTTTTAACATGCCC AACCCTGGGATGCCACCCGTTGATATCGTCCGAGACCCGAGAATCGGTCGTCTCTGGACAAAGTACAAGGAGATCGATCTGCCGGTTCCGAAGTTTAAG ATTGACGAATGTTACATCGGCCGTGTTCCACCCAAGGAGGTGACATTTGCAAGGTTGAATGATAACATCAGAGAAGGTTTTTTGACTGACATGTGCAAGAAATTTGGAGACATAGAAGAGGTGGAAATTCTATACAATCCGAAGAACAAAAAGCATTTAGGAATAGCTAAAGTTATTTTTGGAACTGTAAAAGCAGCCAAGGATGCTGTCCAGACTCTACAGAACACGTCTGTCATGGGCAACATCATCCACGTGGAGCTGGATCCTAAAG GAGAGAATCGCCTTCGATACTTCCAGCTACTTCTGAATGGCACCTTCACCCCTCGGACACTTCCGGTGGGAGGAGAAGTGTCCCCTCGTAGCCTGGCAGAGGCTCTTCTG GCCTGTGAACCCTTGCGCCGGCTCTCTGAGAGCAGCTCATCTGCTGCAGTGGGAGGCACAGTGACCCCCAGCGGCGCCGCCACCAACACCACCCCATTGTCCCAGGACACGGCTTACTCTAGCCTAAGGCAAGACACGCCGCAGTCCCAGGGCACCCCTCATACCCCTCGCCAGACCAGCACCCCCTTCTCTCAGGACTCCAGCTATTCCAGCAGACAGGGCACCCCAGCCTACCAGTCTAGCCGGACCGAAGGCTCCGGAAGCTACAAGTCTCGCAGACACGAGAGCAAGTTCCAGGATGCCTACAACCGGAGACCGGAGAGGCGCTACGTCCATGGCGCTGGGGGATCGggatcctcctcatcctcctcctcttaccGAGGCAATTTTGAACAGTCTGCCTTTAAGCAGCACCAACctgccccacctgaaccccctccctctgcctcaTCCTTTGCCCACACAcctcctcccccttccagtgccaGCTTTAAGTCAGCCTTCTCCCCCTACCAGCAGGCCCCCATGCCCCCTGCGTTCCCCCCCTCAGAACCTCCGATCCACCAGCCTGTCCAGCGGGAGGTGGAGTACCGGAGACCCCCCCAGCCCCCCATGGCCCCTGCCACTGACTTCATGCCAATCAAGGATAAGCCAGGTACTCCACCCATTCCAGAACCCCCACCTGAACCCAAGGCCCACCCCAGCACCCCCCTTGCCCGGAAACCAGAGCACTGCCCACCTTCTCCTGGCACCCCTTCGCTGGAGTCAGAGCGAAATAGCCTGGACTCCCGTATCGAGATGCTGCTGAAGGAGAAAAGGACAAAGCTTCCCTTCCTTCCTGGAGGCGACTCATCAGACACTGAGGTGCGTATGGAGGGgagccccatctcctcctcttcctctcagcTGTCCCCCATCCCTCCTTATGGGGGCACCCACACCTCTCGGCCCTCTAGCACAGGCCTGGAGGACGTCAGCCCCACGCCCCTGCCTGACTCCGATGATGAGGAGCCCATCCCTGGAACAGGCTTGCTCCTCGAGAGGGTCATCTCCCCAGACCATCTCCATGGGATGAACACCACTGACCTGAAGGATGGTCGCCTCGGAaaccacacacccacagacaaaGTGGAG AGCCATCAGTCTTCTGGGGAAGACATGGAGATCTCGGATGAGGACGACATGCCAGGCACACCCACGCACAGTGGCGACTGTGCCAAAGGCATCGTGGTCCACTCTGCTGTGTCCCCCATGCAGTCTATGCCCCTCCCACCCCCCGGCTTTCATCCTCTACCCCCTCAAGCAGGCTTCGGTCTTCCACACCACCTCTCTGCCGTCCCGGGCCCACACCTGGCATCTGGAGTGCCCCACCCCATGCTGCCTCACCTCTACCCCCATGGCATGGTGCCCATGATGCAGATGGAGCTGATGAGCTGCCTGCCTCAATGGGGCAGCGTTCACATGTCCTTCCAGATGCAGACCCAAATGCTGAGTCGCATGGCCCAGACCCGGGGGCCCTACCCCTACCCACACTTCATGAACACCGGAGGGACGACTTCAGCTGGGTCAGCAGCCATGCAGTTTGGGGGTCCCTACCTACCCTTGTCCATGAGTAGCACCCCAGCTGCCAGTGCAGGGGGCCACGGGCAGCAACCTTGGCCCCATCCCAGCATGCCCAAGTTCAACCCTGCCGTTCCTCCACCGGGCTACGAGGCTAAGAAGGAGGATCCTCACAAGGCCACCGTGGAAGGGGTGCTGCTGGTCATCGTCAAGGAGCTGAAGGCCATCATGAAGAGGGACCTCAACCGTaagatggtggaggtggtggccTTTAGGGCCTTTGACGAGTGGTGGGATAAAAAAGAACACTCAGCCAAG GCGTCCCTGACCCCGGTGAAGGCTggcgaggaggagaaggagaagcccAAGCCCAAAGAGACCATGGGCTCCAGTCTACTGGAGAACTGGAACAAGGGAGAAGGCCTAGGCTATGAGGGAATGGGCCTGGGCATCGGCCTCCGAGGAGCCATCCGCCTGCCCTCCTTCAAG gtGAAGAGGAAGGACCCACCTGATGCCACCTCCACCGGGGACACTAAGCGAGCGCGACCCTCCACGCCTGTGGACGATGAGCTGGAGGACATAGCGGAGCTTCCAGAAGACGGGTCCAGGATGGACGAGGACAGCGCGGCATTACGGAGGCGACATGCGCGGCCGCTGGAGCTGgacagcgagggagaggaggaagtagagacTTCTGGGAAAGAGGAGTCTCTGTCCGATAGGGAGGAGGAGCCTGACGAGACAGAGGCCTCTGAGAGGTTGTCATCGGGCAAG gagagtggagaggaagaggatgaggacgaAGATGAGGCGGCCTCAACCAGTGATGGTGAATCATCGGAGTCGTCGGATGAGG ATGTTGCCAGTTCAGCATCCTCGAAAGTTGTCTCTGACTCCTCTGCGAGTGGGGACTCCTCTGACTATGATTCCAGTTCAGAGGAGGAggcagaagaagaggaggaggaagaggaggaggcggCGGTAGACGTGGAGAGTCTACCGGATAAAGACGAGGACCGGGTTCGGACATCTtcgtcctcatcctcctcttcgtcTTCATCATCTGAGGAGGAGGTGGAACCCAAGGCGCCCAGCACGCCCTTAGGTCCTCCCCCAGAGGACGAGCCCTCCGAGCTGGCTGGTTTAGAGGAAGACCAGAGGCCTAGGGAGGGGCTGAAGCTCAAGCCCAACCACAGATCCCTCAGCGAGGTGGAGGGAGCAGCGGAGCCTGGCCGGACCAGCCTGGAGGACCTCAGGCCACCTTCACCCAAAGGAGTCCCAG CTGAGGAGTCGGACCTTGACGTGGAAGTCGCCATCCCTGTATTGAAGACAGAGCCCCAGGATGATGTTACTAACCTGCGGCCACCCACCCCGACAGGCTCCCTGGCTGACAGCGACCAGGACTCTCGACCCAAGGCCCACACAGAGGACAAGGATCTGCCCTATACGCCAG ACCCCACAGCCCTGGCTGCTGGCCTTCCCATCCACCGGAAAGCCTCTTCAGAAAGCCCGCTGTTCAAGGAGCCTCCACTCAGCACCCTGGCCAGCCAGACCCTGCCCCCCGACTCCCTCCAGGGACAGGCCTTAACCAGCGTGCCAAAAGACCTGCCTGCTGTCCCGGCCTTAGACCTCCCAGTGCCCCCGGACGTAACCCCGCCTAAGAGGAAGCCTGGGCGACCCAAGAGTAAAAAGGCTGCAGCACTGGCAGCTCTGGCAGCACTGACTTCTCCTAAGACTGAGTCTATGGAGCTCTCGGTGACTCCCACCTCCATGCCCCCCTTTTTGCCTCACGATGCCCAGCTCCGAGAACTCTCTGCAGACACGGCTGCTGCAGCCACTCTTCCTGACATCCCCGGCTGCGCTGGGCTAGACTCCTCCACAGTGGGCCTGGACTTCCGGGAAGGGGAGCCAGAGCCGCATACGGTTCTGCCCCTTGACGACCGGTTCCTCCCCTATGAAGAAGAGGAGCACGTGCAGAAGCCTGCCCGTAAGGTGCGGCGAGGGTGGGAAGAGCTGCTGCTGGCTAGCCACTCCCCCGCGTTCACGCCGCCGCGGCCCCACTACGTCCCACGCTCGGAGTTTGAGGAGATGACCATCCTGTACGACATCTGGAACGACGGCATCGATGAGGAGGACATCCGGCACCTGCAGGTCACGTACGACAAGATGCTGCAGCAGGACAACGGCAACGACTGGCTCAACGACACGCTGTGGGTCCAGCACCCTC CTACCAACATCCCAGcggtgaagaggaagaggagggacgaCGGCATGAGGGATCACATGACTGGCTGTGCCCGTAGCGAGGGCTACTACAAGATCGACAAGAAGGACAAGATCAAATACCTCAACAGCAACAAGCACCTGCTGGAGGAGGGGCCCATAGACATGCAG GGCAAGAGTATTCCCGCGCAGCCCCTAGTCTCCACCAGAGCTGGCTCTGAGCGGAGGTCAGAACAGCGCCGCCTGCTGTCCTCTTTCAGCTGTGACAGCGACCTGCTCAAGTTCAACCAGCTGAAG TTCCGTAAGAAGAAGATTCGGTTCTGTAAGTCGCATATCCACGACTGGGGTTTGTTTGCTATGGAGCCAATTGCTGCTGACGAGATGGTGATTGAGTACGTGGGTCAGAACATCAGACAG GTGATTGCTGACATGAGGGAGAAACGCTACGAGGACGAGGGCATCGGGAGCAGCTACATGTTCCGTGTGGACCACGACACCATCATAGACGCCACCAAATGTGGCAACTTCGCCCGCTTCATCAACCACAGCTGCAAT CCCAACTGCTACGCTAAGGTGATCACAGTGGAGTCCCAAAAGAAGATCGTCATCTACTCCCGACAACCCATCAATGTCAACGAGGAGATCACCTACGACTACAAGTTCCCCATCGAGGACGAGAAGATCCCCTGCTTGTGTGGGGCAGAGAACTGTAGGGGAACGTTGAACTAA
- the setd1ba gene encoding histone-lysine N-methyltransferase SETD1B-A isoform X3 has product MCKKFGDIEEVEILYNPKNKKHLGIAKVIFGTVKAAKDAVQTLQNTSVMGNIIHVELDPKGENRLRYFQLLLNGTFTPRTLPVGGEVSPRSLAEALLACEPLRRLSESSSSAAVGGTVTPSGAATNTTPLSQDTAYSSLRQDTPQSQGTPHTPRQTSTPFSQDSSYSSRQGTPAYQSSRTEGSGSYKSRRHESKFQDAYNRRPERRYVHGAGGSGSSSSSSSYRGNFEQSAFKQHQPAPPEPPPSASSFAHTPPPPSSASFKSAFSPYQQAPMPPAFPPSEPPIHQPVQREVEYRRPPQPPMAPATDFMPIKDKPGTPPIPEPPPEPKAHPSTPLARKPEHCPPSPGTPSLESERNSLDSRIEMLLKEKRTKLPFLPGGDSSDTEVRMEGSPISSSSSQLSPIPPYGGTHTSRPSSTGLEDVSPTPLPDSDDEEPIPGTGLLLERVISPDHLHGMNTTDLKDGRLGNHTPTDKVESHQSSGEDMEISDEDDMPGTPTHSGDCAKGIVVHSAVSPMQSMPLPPPGFHPLPPQAGFGLPHHLSAVPGPHLASGVPHPMLPHLYPHGMVPMMQMELMSCLPQWGSVHMSFQMQTQMLSRMAQTRGPYPYPHFMNTGGTTSAGSAAMQFGGPYLPLSMSSTPAASAGGHGQQPWPHPSMPKFNPAVPPPGYEAKKEDPHKATVEGVLLVIVKELKAIMKRDLNRKMVEVVAFRAFDEWWDKKEHSAKASLTPVKAGEEEKEKPKPKETMGSSLLENWNKGEGLGYEGMGLGIGLRGAIRLPSFKVKRKDPPDATSTGDTKRARPSTPVDDELEDIAELPEDGSRMDEDSAALRRRHARPLELDSEGEEEVETSGKEESLSDREEEPDETEASERLSSGKESGEEEDEDEDEAASTSDGESSESSDEDVASSASSKVVSDSSASGDSSDYDSSSEEEAEEEEEEEEEAAVDVESLPDKDEDRVRTSSSSSSSSSSSSEEEVEPKAPSTPLGPPPEDEPSELAGLEEDQRPREGLKLKPNHRSLSEVEGAAEPGRTSLEDLRPPSPKGVPAEESDLDVEVAIPVLKTEPQDDVTNLRPPTPTGSLADSDQDSRPKAHTEDKDLPYTPGRGASTSLEPDTALPRSLVVPPMHLPLPPSPAMGGHSLLLPPPCPMPDLPFRARLSTDEDVPRTPGRDLMDRARGLGKSQNSTENVPVTPGSDAPLTGSSLVSLSSPHISGSPFSYPAQSPVLSAGIPRTPGRDLTFTPVFPDPTALAAGLPIHRKASSESPLFKEPPLSTLASQTLPPDSLQGQALTSVPKDLPAVPALDLPVPPDVTPPKRKPGRPKSKKAAALAALAALTSPKTESMELSVTPTSMPPFLPHDAQLRELSADTAAAATLPDIPGCAGLDSSTVGLDFREGEPEPHTVLPLDDRFLPYEEEEHVQKPARKVRRGWEELLLASHSPAFTPPRPHYVPRSEFEEMTILYDIWNDGIDEEDIRHLQVTYDKMLQQDNGNDWLNDTLWVQHPPTNIPAVKRKRRDDGMRDHMTGCARSEGYYKIDKKDKIKYLNSNKHLLEEGPIDMQGKSIPAQPLVSTRAGSERRSEQRRLLSSFSCDSDLLKFNQLKFRKKKIRFCKSHIHDWGLFAMEPIAADEMVIEYVGQNIRQVIADMREKRYEDEGIGSSYMFRVDHDTIIDATKCGNFARFINHSCNPNCYAKVITVESQKKIVIYSRQPINVNEEITYDYKFPIEDEKIPCLCGAENCRGTLN; this is encoded by the exons ATGTGCAAGAAATTTGGAGACATAGAAGAGGTGGAAATTCTATACAATCCGAAGAACAAAAAGCATTTAGGAATAGCTAAAGTTATTTTTGGAACTGTAAAAGCAGCCAAGGATGCTGTCCAGACTCTACAGAACACGTCTGTCATGGGCAACATCATCCACGTGGAGCTGGATCCTAAAG GAGAGAATCGCCTTCGATACTTCCAGCTACTTCTGAATGGCACCTTCACCCCTCGGACACTTCCGGTGGGAGGAGAAGTGTCCCCTCGTAGCCTGGCAGAGGCTCTTCTG GCCTGTGAACCCTTGCGCCGGCTCTCTGAGAGCAGCTCATCTGCTGCAGTGGGAGGCACAGTGACCCCCAGCGGCGCCGCCACCAACACCACCCCATTGTCCCAGGACACGGCTTACTCTAGCCTAAGGCAAGACACGCCGCAGTCCCAGGGCACCCCTCATACCCCTCGCCAGACCAGCACCCCCTTCTCTCAGGACTCCAGCTATTCCAGCAGACAGGGCACCCCAGCCTACCAGTCTAGCCGGACCGAAGGCTCCGGAAGCTACAAGTCTCGCAGACACGAGAGCAAGTTCCAGGATGCCTACAACCGGAGACCGGAGAGGCGCTACGTCCATGGCGCTGGGGGATCGggatcctcctcatcctcctcctcttaccGAGGCAATTTTGAACAGTCTGCCTTTAAGCAGCACCAACctgccccacctgaaccccctccctctgcctcaTCCTTTGCCCACACAcctcctcccccttccagtgccaGCTTTAAGTCAGCCTTCTCCCCCTACCAGCAGGCCCCCATGCCCCCTGCGTTCCCCCCCTCAGAACCTCCGATCCACCAGCCTGTCCAGCGGGAGGTGGAGTACCGGAGACCCCCCCAGCCCCCCATGGCCCCTGCCACTGACTTCATGCCAATCAAGGATAAGCCAGGTACTCCACCCATTCCAGAACCCCCACCTGAACCCAAGGCCCACCCCAGCACCCCCCTTGCCCGGAAACCAGAGCACTGCCCACCTTCTCCTGGCACCCCTTCGCTGGAGTCAGAGCGAAATAGCCTGGACTCCCGTATCGAGATGCTGCTGAAGGAGAAAAGGACAAAGCTTCCCTTCCTTCCTGGAGGCGACTCATCAGACACTGAGGTGCGTATGGAGGGgagccccatctcctcctcttcctctcagcTGTCCCCCATCCCTCCTTATGGGGGCACCCACACCTCTCGGCCCTCTAGCACAGGCCTGGAGGACGTCAGCCCCACGCCCCTGCCTGACTCCGATGATGAGGAGCCCATCCCTGGAACAGGCTTGCTCCTCGAGAGGGTCATCTCCCCAGACCATCTCCATGGGATGAACACCACTGACCTGAAGGATGGTCGCCTCGGAaaccacacacccacagacaaaGTGGAG AGCCATCAGTCTTCTGGGGAAGACATGGAGATCTCGGATGAGGACGACATGCCAGGCACACCCACGCACAGTGGCGACTGTGCCAAAGGCATCGTGGTCCACTCTGCTGTGTCCCCCATGCAGTCTATGCCCCTCCCACCCCCCGGCTTTCATCCTCTACCCCCTCAAGCAGGCTTCGGTCTTCCACACCACCTCTCTGCCGTCCCGGGCCCACACCTGGCATCTGGAGTGCCCCACCCCATGCTGCCTCACCTCTACCCCCATGGCATGGTGCCCATGATGCAGATGGAGCTGATGAGCTGCCTGCCTCAATGGGGCAGCGTTCACATGTCCTTCCAGATGCAGACCCAAATGCTGAGTCGCATGGCCCAGACCCGGGGGCCCTACCCCTACCCACACTTCATGAACACCGGAGGGACGACTTCAGCTGGGTCAGCAGCCATGCAGTTTGGGGGTCCCTACCTACCCTTGTCCATGAGTAGCACCCCAGCTGCCAGTGCAGGGGGCCACGGGCAGCAACCTTGGCCCCATCCCAGCATGCCCAAGTTCAACCCTGCCGTTCCTCCACCGGGCTACGAGGCTAAGAAGGAGGATCCTCACAAGGCCACCGTGGAAGGGGTGCTGCTGGTCATCGTCAAGGAGCTGAAGGCCATCATGAAGAGGGACCTCAACCGTaagatggtggaggtggtggccTTTAGGGCCTTTGACGAGTGGTGGGATAAAAAAGAACACTCAGCCAAG GCGTCCCTGACCCCGGTGAAGGCTggcgaggaggagaaggagaagcccAAGCCCAAAGAGACCATGGGCTCCAGTCTACTGGAGAACTGGAACAAGGGAGAAGGCCTAGGCTATGAGGGAATGGGCCTGGGCATCGGCCTCCGAGGAGCCATCCGCCTGCCCTCCTTCAAG gtGAAGAGGAAGGACCCACCTGATGCCACCTCCACCGGGGACACTAAGCGAGCGCGACCCTCCACGCCTGTGGACGATGAGCTGGAGGACATAGCGGAGCTTCCAGAAGACGGGTCCAGGATGGACGAGGACAGCGCGGCATTACGGAGGCGACATGCGCGGCCGCTGGAGCTGgacagcgagggagaggaggaagtagagacTTCTGGGAAAGAGGAGTCTCTGTCCGATAGGGAGGAGGAGCCTGACGAGACAGAGGCCTCTGAGAGGTTGTCATCGGGCAAG gagagtggagaggaagaggatgaggacgaAGATGAGGCGGCCTCAACCAGTGATGGTGAATCATCGGAGTCGTCGGATGAGG ATGTTGCCAGTTCAGCATCCTCGAAAGTTGTCTCTGACTCCTCTGCGAGTGGGGACTCCTCTGACTATGATTCCAGTTCAGAGGAGGAggcagaagaagaggaggaggaagaggaggaggcggCGGTAGACGTGGAGAGTCTACCGGATAAAGACGAGGACCGGGTTCGGACATCTtcgtcctcatcctcctcttcgtcTTCATCATCTGAGGAGGAGGTGGAACCCAAGGCGCCCAGCACGCCCTTAGGTCCTCCCCCAGAGGACGAGCCCTCCGAGCTGGCTGGTTTAGAGGAAGACCAGAGGCCTAGGGAGGGGCTGAAGCTCAAGCCCAACCACAGATCCCTCAGCGAGGTGGAGGGAGCAGCGGAGCCTGGCCGGACCAGCCTGGAGGACCTCAGGCCACCTTCACCCAAAGGAGTCCCAG CTGAGGAGTCGGACCTTGACGTGGAAGTCGCCATCCCTGTATTGAAGACAGAGCCCCAGGATGATGTTACTAACCTGCGGCCACCCACCCCGACAGGCTCCCTGGCTGACAGCGACCAGGACTCTCGACCCAAGGCCCACACAGAGGACAAGGATCTGCCCTATACGCCAGGTAGAGGGGCTTCCACATCCCTGGAGCCCGACACAGCCCTCCCTAGATCCCTAGTAGTCCCACCTAtgcacctccccctccccccttccccAGCCATGGGAGGCCACTCCCTCCTGCTACCGCCTCCCTGCCCCATGCCGGACCTCCCGTTTAGGGCCAGGCTGTCCACAGACGAGGATGTGCCCCGCACCCCTGGCAGGGACCTGATGGACCGGGCAAGGGGCCTGGGCAAGTCCCAGAACAGCACTGAGAACGTGCCCGTCACGCCTGGCAGCGATGCCCCTCTGACTGGCAGCAGCCTGGTCAGCCTCAGCTCCCCCCACATATCCGGCAGCCCCTTCTCCTACCCTGCCCAGTCCCCCGTCCTGAGTGCAGGTATCCCCCGAACCCCTGGCAGAGATCTGACCTTTACCCCTGTCTTCCCAGACCCCACAGCCCTGGCTGCTGGCCTTCCCATCCACCGGAAAGCCTCTTCAGAAAGCCCGCTGTTCAAGGAGCCTCCACTCAGCACCCTGGCCAGCCAGACCCTGCCCCCCGACTCCCTCCAGGGACAGGCCTTAACCAGCGTGCCAAAAGACCTGCCTGCTGTCCCGGCCTTAGACCTCCCAGTGCCCCCGGACGTAACCCCGCCTAAGAGGAAGCCTGGGCGACCCAAGAGTAAAAAGGCTGCAGCACTGGCAGCTCTGGCAGCACTGACTTCTCCTAAGACTGAGTCTATGGAGCTCTCGGTGACTCCCACCTCCATGCCCCCCTTTTTGCCTCACGATGCCCAGCTCCGAGAACTCTCTGCAGACACGGCTGCTGCAGCCACTCTTCCTGACATCCCCGGCTGCGCTGGGCTAGACTCCTCCACAGTGGGCCTGGACTTCCGGGAAGGGGAGCCAGAGCCGCATACGGTTCTGCCCCTTGACGACCGGTTCCTCCCCTATGAAGAAGAGGAGCACGTGCAGAAGCCTGCCCGTAAGGTGCGGCGAGGGTGGGAAGAGCTGCTGCTGGCTAGCCACTCCCCCGCGTTCACGCCGCCGCGGCCCCACTACGTCCCACGCTCGGAGTTTGAGGAGATGACCATCCTGTACGACATCTGGAACGACGGCATCGATGAGGAGGACATCCGGCACCTGCAGGTCACGTACGACAAGATGCTGCAGCAGGACAACGGCAACGACTGGCTCAACGACACGCTGTGGGTCCAGCACCCTC CTACCAACATCCCAGcggtgaagaggaagaggagggacgaCGGCATGAGGGATCACATGACTGGCTGTGCCCGTAGCGAGGGCTACTACAAGATCGACAAGAAGGACAAGATCAAATACCTCAACAGCAACAAGCACCTGCTGGAGGAGGGGCCCATAGACATGCAG GGCAAGAGTATTCCCGCGCAGCCCCTAGTCTCCACCAGAGCTGGCTCTGAGCGGAGGTCAGAACAGCGCCGCCTGCTGTCCTCTTTCAGCTGTGACAGCGACCTGCTCAAGTTCAACCAGCTGAAG TTCCGTAAGAAGAAGATTCGGTTCTGTAAGTCGCATATCCACGACTGGGGTTTGTTTGCTATGGAGCCAATTGCTGCTGACGAGATGGTGATTGAGTACGTGGGTCAGAACATCAGACAG GTGATTGCTGACATGAGGGAGAAACGCTACGAGGACGAGGGCATCGGGAGCAGCTACATGTTCCGTGTGGACCACGACACCATCATAGACGCCACCAAATGTGGCAACTTCGCCCGCTTCATCAACCACAGCTGCAAT CCCAACTGCTACGCTAAGGTGATCACAGTGGAGTCCCAAAAGAAGATCGTCATCTACTCCCGACAACCCATCAATGTCAACGAGGAGATCACCTACGACTACAAGTTCCCCATCGAGGACGAGAAGATCCCCTGCTTGTGTGGGGCAGAGAACTGTAGGGGAACGTTGAACTAA